A single Fundulus heteroclitus isolate FHET01 chromosome 4, MU-UCD_Fhet_4.1, whole genome shotgun sequence DNA region contains:
- the LOC105919068 gene encoding excitatory amino acid transporter 2 gives MQKQVEVRMSESQIDPIVETPENPCSNICEKIMKNMVLTLTILGVFLGSIAGMLLRHISPLPPDVIMIIAFPGEILMRMLKMLILPLVVSSLVTGLAGLDAKSSGRLGSRAMIYYMSTTVIAAILGVILVLLIHPGNPKLRANLGQGKKNDEVSSMDAFFDLIRNLFPENLVQACFQQIQTVTTKVPVPTNRTRAPPQFTVKRSLQFKSGMNVLGLIGFFVAFGVIMGKMGEKAKLMLEFFNVLNEIVMKLVGAIMWYSPLGIGCLICGKIISIADLEVVARQLGMYMVTVIVGLLIHGGIFLPLIYFVIVKQNPFTFFMGIFQAWVTALGTASSAGTLPVTFRCLEENLGIDKRVTRFVLPVGATINMDGTALYEAVAAIFIAQMNGIELDWGQIITVSMTATLASVGAASIPSAGLVTMLLILTAVGLPTQDISLLVAVDWLLDRFRTSVNVVGDSYGAGIVYHLSKDELDMYDAQQTRMDDFEMAKTQSFFENNTNQNVYAHHNSILIDDCKVKNGKNGNPPEFSIVEEDPWNFK, from the exons ATGCAGAAGCAAGTGGAGGTCAGGATGAGCGAGAGCCAAATAGATCCAATCGTGGAGACTCCGGAGAATCCATGCAGCAATATCTGTGAAAAGATAATGAAGAACATGGTTCTCACTCTCACAATCCTTG GTGTGTTTCTTGGTTCCATTGCTGGGATGCTCCTACGGCACATATCACCCCTCCCTCCTGACGTTATAATGATCATTGCCTTCCCTGGAGAGATCTTAATGAGGATGCTAAAAATGCTTATTTTGCCTCTTGTTGTTTCCAGTTTGGTCACAG GACTTGCCGGTTTGGATGCCAAATCCAGTGGTCGCTTAGGCTCAAGGGCGATGATATACTACATGTCAACGACAGTAATAGCAGCCATCCTCGGAGTGATCTTGGTGCTGCTCATCCATCCAGGGAATCCCAAACTGAGAGCTAATCTCGGACAGGGAAAGAAGAACGACGAAGTCTCCAGCATGGATGCTTTCTTCGATCTCATTCGAAATCTCTTCCCGGAGAATCTGGTACAGGCCTGTTTCCAGCAG ATCCAGACGGTAACCACCAAAGTACCCGTGCCAACCAACAGGACGAGAGCTCCTCCACAGTTCACAGTTAAGAGGTCACTTCAGTTCAAGAGTGGGATGAATGTCCTAG GGCTGATTGGATTTTTTGTGGCTTTTGGAGTCATCATGGGGAAAATGGGAGAGAAGGCCAAGCTGATGTTGGAGTTTTTCAACGTTCTGAATGAAATTGTTATGAAGCTTGTGGGTGCCATTATGTG GTATTCTCCTCTTGGTATCGGCTGCCTTATCTGTGGAAAGATAATCTCCATTGCTGACTTGGAGGTGGTTGCAAGGCAGCTTGGGATGTACATGGTGACTGTGATAGTGGGCCTCCTCATCCATGGGGGCATCTTCCTACCGCTGATATATTTTGTAATAGTAAAACAAAATCCCTTCACCTTTTTTATGGGAATATTTCAAGCCTGGGTCACAGCTCTTGGAACAGCATCCAG TGCCGGTACTTTGCCCGTCACGTTCCGATGCTTGGAGGAAAACCTGGGCATCGACAAGAGAGTGACACGCTTTGTCCTCCCCGTGGGGGCCACCATTAACATGGACGGTACGGCCCTCTACGAGGCAGTGGCTGCCATCTTCATTGCTCAGATGAATGGTATTGAGCTGGACTGGGGCCAGATAATCACTGTGAG CATGACCGCCACCTTGGCCAGTGTTGGTGCTGCCAGTATTCCCAGTGCAGGACTCGTGACCATGCTGCTAATTCTCACAGCAGTGGGGCTCCCCACTCAGGACATCAGCCTCCTGGTCGCTGTGGACTGGCTGCT CGATCGTTTCCGTACCTCAGTTAATGTAGTTGGGGACTCCTACGGTGCGGGAATTGTTTACCACCTTTCCAAAGACGAGCTTGACATGTACGATGCCCAACAGACCCGGATGGATGACTTTGAGATGGCAAAGACTCAGTCTTTCTTTGAGAACAACACCAACCAGAATGTGTATGCTCACCACAACTCAATCCTGATTGACGACTGCAAG GTCAAAAACGGCAAAAACGGCAACCCTCCAGAGTTCTCTATTGTTGAGGAGGATCCGTGGAATTTCAAGTAA